In Euphorbia lathyris chromosome 9, ddEupLath1.1, whole genome shotgun sequence, the following are encoded in one genomic region:
- the LOC136206482 gene encoding DNA repair protein XRCC2 homolog isoform X2, with protein MEVRGWIDGDESGREMLSRLLTDRPYMHLPPPFHKLPVRVGNVVELVGPSPSAKTTILMHSAIDCILPQFWNGVHYGGFGHLVFFIDLDCRFDVLRLSHMLKNRIILANRSSNCNAESKSNTDYDEELFLASMKRFIYIRCYDSFEFLATLKTLHHQLQKEKDAQGIRLNFMMIDSIGAFHWTDRSSMSLNCQDNNR; from the exons ATGGAAGTAAGAGGATGGATTGATGGAGACGAGAGCGGCAGAGAGATGCTGTCTAGGCTTCTTACTGACCGCCCCTACATGCATCTTCCTCCTCCTTTTCACAAACTTCCTGTTCGCGTCGGCAATGTCGTCGAGCTTGTTGGCCCATCTCCTTCAGCTAAAACCACTATTCTCATGCACTCCGCTATAGATTGCATTCTTCCCCAATTTTGGAACGGTGTTCATTACGGTGGATTCGGGCATTTAGTCTTCTTCATTGATTTAGATTGTCGTTTTGATGTTTTACGCCTGTCTCATATGCTTAAGAATCGGATTATTCTAGCAAATA GATCTAGCAATTGCAATGCAGAAAGTAAATCGAATACTGATTATGATGAGGAATTATTTCTAGCTTCCATGAAACGATTCATCTACATCCGTTGTTATGACAGTTTTGAATTTCTCGCCACTCTCAAG ACTTTGCATCATCAACTTCAGAAAGAAAAGGATGCTCAAGGAATTAGACTGAATTTCATGATGATTGACAG TATTGGAGCTTTTCATTGGACAGATAGATCGTCAATGTCACTAAATTGCCAGGATAACAACAGGTGA
- the LOC136206482 gene encoding DNA repair protein XRCC2 homolog isoform X1 translates to MEVRGWIDGDESGREMLSRLLTDRPYMHLPPPFHKLPVRVGNVVELVGPSPSAKTTILMHSAIDCILPQFWNGVHYGGFGHLVFFIDLDCRFDVLRLSHMLKNRIILANRSSNCNAESKSNTDYDEELFLASMKRFIYIRCYDSFEFLATLKTLHHQLQKEKDAQGIRLNFMMIDSIGAFHWTDRSSMSLNCQDNNRKSISLQNVTITVVEEIKKLLLVHPMIVIATKATILGNRYAANEVKWNLKRPHSMDSAASSVTNSMQQFLHREYMPLVWQSFVTLRVLIRTAGSADDHIVTDKNCNKCVYFSEWLLPSLGFADKFVVEDAGIFCAS, encoded by the exons ATGGAAGTAAGAGGATGGATTGATGGAGACGAGAGCGGCAGAGAGATGCTGTCTAGGCTTCTTACTGACCGCCCCTACATGCATCTTCCTCCTCCTTTTCACAAACTTCCTGTTCGCGTCGGCAATGTCGTCGAGCTTGTTGGCCCATCTCCTTCAGCTAAAACCACTATTCTCATGCACTCCGCTATAGATTGCATTCTTCCCCAATTTTGGAACGGTGTTCATTACGGTGGATTCGGGCATTTAGTCTTCTTCATTGATTTAGATTGTCGTTTTGATGTTTTACGCCTGTCTCATATGCTTAAGAATCGGATTATTCTAGCAAATA GATCTAGCAATTGCAATGCAGAAAGTAAATCGAATACTGATTATGATGAGGAATTATTTCTAGCTTCCATGAAACGATTCATCTACATCCGTTGTTATGACAGTTTTGAATTTCTCGCCACTCTCAAG ACTTTGCATCATCAACTTCAGAAAGAAAAGGATGCTCAAGGAATTAGACTGAATTTCATGATGATTGACAG TATTGGAGCTTTTCATTGGACAGATAGATCGTCAATGTCACTAAATTGCCAGGATAACAACAG GAAAAGCATTTCTCTCCAGAATGTAACAATTACTGTCGTTGAGGAGATAAAAAAGCTTTTGCTGGTGCATCCTATGATTGTTATTGCAACAAAAGCAACCATTCTTGGAAATAGATATGCAGCAAATGAGGTCAAATG GAATCTCAAGAGGCCACATTCAATGGATTCTGCAGCTTCAAGCGTAACAAACAGCATGCAACAATTTCTGCATCGTGAGTATATGCCTTTGGTCTGGCAG TCTTTTGTTACGCTCAGAGTACTCATACGAACTGCAG GCTCTGCAGATGATCATATTGTCACTGACAAAAATTGCAACAAGTGTGTGTACTTCTCAGAATGGTTACTGCCATCACTAGGTTTTGCGGATAAGTTTGTCGTGGAAGAT